In Scatophagus argus isolate fScaArg1 chromosome 3, fScaArg1.pri, whole genome shotgun sequence, one genomic interval encodes:
- the npffl gene encoding pro-FMRFamide-related neuropeptide FF like, which translates to MDTAAVVTLLALVMAMAGVSRALHIQGSLDKNDILPGSEENIADGLLGLESENIDNSIDDRLLTAVLRALLLGSQRETRTSVLHQPQRFGRSSRGQVVSEDQIHSRDWEAAPGQIWSMAVPQRFGKK; encoded by the exons ATGGACACAGCTGCGGTGGTGACTCTTCTGGCTCTGGTTATGGCGATGGCTGGCGTCAGCCGAGCTCTTCACATCCAAGGCAGTCTGGACAAAAATGACATCCTGCCAGGCTCAGAGGAGAACATAGCTGACGGCTTGCTAGGGCTG GAGAGTGAAAACATAGATAACAGCATTGATGATCGTCTGCTGACTGCAGTGCTGAGAGCTCTGCTGCTCGGATCACAGAGAGAAACCAGGACCTCTGTCCTCCATCAGCCACAGAG GTTTGGCCGCAGCTCTAGAGGGCAGGTGGTGTCCGAGGATCAGATACATTCCCGTGACTGGGAGGCTGCCCCTGGTCAAATCTGGAGCATGGCGGTACCCCAGAGATTCGGCAAGAAATAA